TAAGTTTAACGGGCAGGTGCTTAACAAGCCGTTGTTTACGCATGAGCAATTAATGGCTGGCGGCACATTGGAATTGGATATGGGACCGAAGCCGAATAAAAGCTGGGGGATTTAACATTCCTCATTATGTCATTGCGAGGTGCGAAGCAATCGCGAACTGTACAGAGCGGACCTGCTAATCGGGGATTGCTTCGTACCTCGCAATGACGTTTTCTAAGAGCTATCTAAGCAATAAAATTAACACATATTAAAATTCTATCCTGATGAAAAAACACGTTTTTAGCATCTTGCTGCTACTGCTATGCGCCATTGCGAACGCGCAACTGAAGCACAGCAAAACATCAGCCTTTAAAAGCTACAAAGGTTTGGTAATGGCAGGTTACCAGGGCTGGTTCAATGCACCCGGCGACGGCGGCAACCGCTGGTGGAACCACTATGTATCGCACGGCAAATTTGAACCGGGCTTTACCAATATCGATATCTGGCCCGATGTAAGCGAATATCCCAAAACCTACAAAACACCATTTAAACTGGCCGACGGCAGCGATGCTTACCTGTACAGTTCGTACGATGCCTCATCAACCGAAACCCATTTTAAATGGATGCAGCAATACGGCGTTGATGGTGTTTTTGTACAGCGTTTTATTGGCGATGTGCAGCGTGGCGCAGGCAAACATCATAACGATGTGGTGCTTGGTAACGCGCTCAAATACGCGCAAAAATATCACAGGGCGATCACGGTGATGTATGACCTTTCGGGCATGAACGCAGGCGGCGACTCGTTGGTGATTAAAGATTGGAAACACCTGATTGATAGCCTGAAGGTAACCAACCGGGGCAATAACCAAACCTGGCTTTACCATAACGGCAAGCCGCTGGTGGCAGTTTGGGGCATCGGTTTTAACGATCATCGTTGCTACGGCTTAACCGAAGGCGAAAAGATCATCGATTTTTTAAAGAACGACCCGGTTTATGGTGGCTGCGCCATACTGTTGGGCGTACCAACCTACTGGCGCGATTTTGGTAACGATACCGAGAATGATCCGCACCTGCACGATCTGATAAAGAAAGTAGACATTGTGCACCCCTGGTTTGTGGGCCGTTTTAATGAAGATGCCTATCCTGCATTTCAGCACCGCATTGCCGAGGACATAGCCTGGTGCAAAAGCAATAATATTGATTATGTGCCAACGGTATTCCCCGGTTTTAGCTGGCATAACATGAACCCACGGGCAAAGCAAAACCAGATTCCGCGCAACCGGGGCCATTTTTACTGGAAACAGATCAACGGAGCTATCAACAGCGGTGCCGAAATGCTGTATGTGGCCATGTTTGATGAGGTTGACGAGGGTACTGCCATCCTCAAAGCATCAAAAAATCCTCCTGTTGGTTTAAGCACATTTGTTACTTACGAAGATGATATCCCTAATGATTATTACCTGTATTTAACCGGATATGCTGCCAAGATGCTGCGTAAGCAGGTGCCATTAACAGCCGATATGCCGCCGCCGGTAAAAAAGTAGAGGGGTTATTAAATTTATTTGCATTAATGACGATTGAGCCCGGTTTTTTAATGTTTTATTAATGAGTTATTATTTCACTGCGCATAGTTTTAGCTTCTGATAAACCGGGCCGGATTTATGAATCCACACAAACAATCGCTTGTGCCGGTAACAATTAACCTTGCCAATTATAAATTTTATGAAGCGAAAGAACGCCTTTGTATCGGTTCTTTTAGTAACTACTTTTTGTTCGTTTAATACCCCTAAACCCATTGTTAAGCTCCCGTACAAGGATGCTTCGTTACCGGTTGAAAAACGTGTTGCTGATTTGCTTGGCCGCATGACCACAACCGAAAAAATCCGTCAGCTGGATATGTACTGGGGAAAGGAGGTGGCCAATATGCAGGGGCACGAAGCCGCCTCGATTTCGGATAGTGCCCGGATTTATATCGGTACGGAGGGTATTGGCTCTGTACATGACTTGTACCCGCTTACTGCCGAAGTAAGTAATGATATCCAACGTTACGCGGTCGAAAAAACGCGATTGGGTATCCCGGTACTTTTTATTGAAGAAGGCCTGCACGGTTACGAGGGACTGGGTAGTACCACCTTTCCAAGCCCGATGGCGCTGGCCGGTGCCTGGGACACTACCAATGTGCATAAAGCCGGGCGTGTTATAGGTACAGAGATGCGGGCGCATGGTGTAAACATGGTATTAGGCCCGGTACTCTGTTTGCCACGTGATCCTCGCTGGGGACGTGTTGAAGAAACTTATGGAGAAGATCGGTTCCTATCGGCGGCTAACGGCGTTGCTATGGTAAAAGGTTTGCAAGGGAATAAATTGAGCGACCATAATGCGGTTTTATCCGAGCCAAAGCATTTTGCGGTGCATGGCATCCCGGAGGCCGGTAGTAATATGGCCCCGGTTAATATGGGCGAGAGGGAAGCACGATCATCGTTTTTATATGTGTTTGAAAAGGCCGTTAAAGAAGGTAAAGCCATGGGTATGATGGCGGCCTACAGCGAGATAGATGGTATCCCTTGTGTAGATAATAAATGGTTGCTGAAAGATGTACTACGCGGCGAATGGGGTTTTAAAGGTTTTGTATTGTCGGATTTAGGCGCGATGAAAATGTCGCTCATCAACCATAATACAGCTACCGATGTATCCGATGCATTAGCCCAATCATTTACTGCCGGTATGGATATGCAGTTTTATGATTTTCCGCACGTACCGTTTGAAAAGGCTATGAACAAAGCACTGGCAGATAAAAAGCTTTCGATGGCCGATCTGAACCGGGCGGTATCAAACGTATTGCGGGTGAAATTTATGTTAGGCTTGTTCGATCATCCTTATATAGATACCGATCTGCTACAGAAAGTAAACCAGACCGAAGAGAGTCGCAAGGTTGCCCTGAAACTGGCACAGGAAGGCATCAGTTTGCTGAAAAATGAAAACAATGTATTACCGCTCGGGCCAAATGTGCATTCGGTAGCAGTTGTCGGGCCGCTGGCCGAAAGCACATACCTGGGTGGTTATGCCAACAAACAGGGTAAGGGCGTAGCGATTTTGGATGCTTTAAAGCAAAAATCAGGGAATGATCTGGATATTAAGTTTGAACCAGGTTATACGGGTGAT
The sequence above is a segment of the Mucilaginibacter celer genome. Coding sequences within it:
- a CDS encoding glycoside hydrolase family 71/99-like protein, which produces MKKHVFSILLLLLCAIANAQLKHSKTSAFKSYKGLVMAGYQGWFNAPGDGGNRWWNHYVSHGKFEPGFTNIDIWPDVSEYPKTYKTPFKLADGSDAYLYSSYDASSTETHFKWMQQYGVDGVFVQRFIGDVQRGAGKHHNDVVLGNALKYAQKYHRAITVMYDLSGMNAGGDSLVIKDWKHLIDSLKVTNRGNNQTWLYHNGKPLVAVWGIGFNDHRCYGLTEGEKIIDFLKNDPVYGGCAILLGVPTYWRDFGNDTENDPHLHDLIKKVDIVHPWFVGRFNEDAYPAFQHRIAEDIAWCKSNNIDYVPTVFPGFSWHNMNPRAKQNQIPRNRGHFYWKQINGAINSGAEMLYVAMFDEVDEGTAILKASKNPPVGLSTFVTYEDDIPNDYYLYLTGYAAKMLRKQVPLTADMPPPVKK
- a CDS encoding glycoside hydrolase family 3 N-terminal domain-containing protein → MKRKNAFVSVLLVTTFCSFNTPKPIVKLPYKDASLPVEKRVADLLGRMTTTEKIRQLDMYWGKEVANMQGHEAASISDSARIYIGTEGIGSVHDLYPLTAEVSNDIQRYAVEKTRLGIPVLFIEEGLHGYEGLGSTTFPSPMALAGAWDTTNVHKAGRVIGTEMRAHGVNMVLGPVLCLPRDPRWGRVEETYGEDRFLSAANGVAMVKGLQGNKLSDHNAVLSEPKHFAVHGIPEAGSNMAPVNMGEREARSSFLYVFEKAVKEGKAMGMMAAYSEIDGIPCVDNKWLLKDVLRGEWGFKGFVLSDLGAMKMSLINHNTATDVSDALAQSFTAGMDMQFYDFPHVPFEKAMNKALADKKLSMADLNRAVSNVLRVKFMLGLFDHPYIDTDLLQKVNQTEESRKVALKLAQEGISLLKNENNVLPLGPNVHSVAVVGPLAESTYLGGYANKQGKGVAILDALKQKSGNDLDIKFEPGYTGDTSAVKQSENLEKAISMVNQSDVAVVVLGEDINEVGEGKDRANLDLNKQQSRLIEAVYKTGKPTVVVLFNGRPLCINWVAKKIPAIVESWFLGETGGLAIADVLLGKVNPSGKLPMSFPRSVGQIPYYYDHKPTSRHVYVDQDTSALFPFGHGLSYTKFEYSDLKIAQKQIPLNGSVDVSVTIKNIGKVEGEEVAQLYLRDVIASVTTPVKSLKGFKRINLKPGESGTAQFKIDNKELMLWNRQMKQVVEPGEFKVMVGSSSEDIRLKGSFYVK